One part of the Lotus japonicus ecotype B-129 chromosome 2, LjGifu_v1.2 genome encodes these proteins:
- the LOC130735803 gene encoding dirigent protein 24-like, with protein MAKSLLLTSFSLKVIVLHCLHLSLFGITTQAKPFTFFMHDIIGGSTPSERIVSGIIVNSQTNNFPFSKPNNRIFPFKGSIPFVDTTTIGSSSTMVVKNIDKNKVVIDKNSLPYVTLEKLLFGRITVIDDEITKGHEFGSEIIGKAQGFHLASSLDGSSKTMAFSALFLNEDHEEEDAISFFGVHRTATNESHIAVVGGTGKYENARGYAKIETVNLSDQNPNYGVETLLQITVYLS; from the coding sequence ATGGCTAAAAGTCTCCTTCTAACCTCATTTTCTCTAAAAGTTATAGTACTCCACTGTCTCCACCTCTCCCTCTTTGGAATTACTACTCAAGCTAAACCATTCACCTTCTTCATGCATGACATTATAGGTGGATCAACCCCTTCAGAAAGAATTGTGAGTGGCATCATAGTGAACTCTCAAACCAATAACTTTCCTTTCTCAAAACCCAATAACAGGATCTTCCCATTTAAAGGTAGCATACCATTTGTTGATACTACTACCATTGGTAGCAGTAGCACCATGGTGGTAAAAAACATTGACAAAAACAAGGTGGTTATTGATAAGAACTCACTTCCATATGTCACATTAGAGAAGCTTTTGTTTGGAAGAATAACAGTGATTGATGATGAAATCACAAAAGGGCATGAGTTTGGTTCTGAGATTATTGGTAAAGCACAGGGGTTTCATTTGGCTAGCTCATTGGATGGAAGCAGCAAAACCATGGCATTTTCAGCTTTGTTTCTTAATGAAGATCATGAAGAGGAAGATGCTATTAGTTTCTTCGGGGTACACAGGACTGCTACAAATGAGTCCCACATTGCTGTGGTTGGAGGAACAGGAAAATATGAAAATGCAAGAGGGTATGCTAAAATTGAGACTGTAAATCTGTCTGATCAAAACCCAAATTATGGAGTGGAAACACTTCTTCAGATTACTGTCTACCTAAGCTAG